The window TACGGCAGGCTTTCCTTCAGCACGCGCAGCCAGTTGCCGCCCAGGATGCCGTCGATGTCGGCCTGCTTGTAGCCGGCGTCTTTGAGCGCGTCGCCGAGCTTGCCGAAATCGCGCACGGAGTCCATCTCCGCGGGGATCGACTGCATGCCGAAACCGCCGTCGAAGTCGCTGCCGAACCCGACGTGCCGGGCGCTGCCGGCGATCTGGCAGATGTGGTCAATGTGCTTGAGCGCATCCTCGCGCAGGGTGACCGCCTGCTTGCCCTTCTCCGGCTCCCAGTCGGGATTCAGGAAGCGGTTATACAGCACGATGCCGATGACGGCCTCGCGCTCGATCAGCTTGCGGATCATGTCGTCGGTAAGCTGGCGGTCGGTCGGCACGAAAGCGCGGCAGTTGGAGTGCGACGCGATGACGCGGCCGTGGAAGATGTCGATGCCCTGCCAGAACGATTCTTCGGCCAGGTGGCTGATGTCCCAGATGATCGGCAAGTCGTTCATCAACTTGAGCAGCTTGCGGCCGTCGTCGGTCAGTCCGCCGGGCGCGCGGGTGCCGCCCGCATAGCGCGTCTGGCTCCACGAGAGGCCGAGCACGCGCACGCCGGCGTCGAACCAGCGCTTGATGT of the Chloroflexota bacterium genome contains:
- a CDS encoding membrane dipeptidase, with product MIIVDAHEDIAYNALVGARDFRTSVADKRAADGGDSGQGREGLATVGLPDLLAGDVAVVFSTIYVSPRSSAFGGDQRIGYSTPQEAESMARAQMDYYRRLADEDPRVKLIVSRSDLDAHLAHWQSSSLDKRSVGLVTLMEGADPIVKPDDIKRWFDAGVRVLGLSWSQTRYAGGTRAPGGLTDDGRKLLKLMNDLPIIWDISHLAEESFWQGIDIFHGRVIASHSNCRAFVPTDRQLTDDMIRKLIEREAVIGIVLYNRFLNPDWEPEKGKQAVTLREDALKHIDHICQIAGSARHVGFGSDFDGGFGMQSIPAEMDSVRDFGKLGDALKDAGYKQADIDGILGGNWLRVLKESLP